The Flavobacterium marginilacus genome window below encodes:
- a CDS encoding T9SS type A sorting domain-containing protein, with amino-acid sequence MKILKEKLIQINVSKKLLMNKYFTLLLLLTGILCHAQLITFSYDTAGNQIIRKLCISGCTAKKSDTKPKEIEALVPEDMQKFFPEDVISYYPNPVKEELYLKWELINSNTVTSIQVYNLNGQLVKSYSNLEKENAENIPFQSYPTGIYAVVLFYSNNEQKSIKIIKQ; translated from the coding sequence ATGAAAATTTTAAAAGAAAAATTAATACAAATTAATGTATCTAAAAAACTACTTATGAATAAATACTTTACATTATTATTACTCTTAACTGGTATTCTATGTCATGCTCAATTAATTACATTTAGCTACGATACAGCAGGGAATCAAATAATCCGTAAACTTTGTATAAGTGGATGCACAGCTAAAAAATCCGATACTAAACCCAAGGAAATAGAAGCTTTAGTTCCTGAAGATATGCAAAAATTCTTCCCTGAAGATGTTATTTCTTATTATCCTAATCCCGTAAAAGAAGAATTATATCTCAAATGGGAACTTATAAACAGCAATACCGTAACTTCAATACAGGTCTATAACCTAAACGGTCAATTAGTGAAATCATATTCCAACCTTGAAAAAGAAAATGCTGAAAATATTCCTTTTCAATCCTATCCAACAGGCATTTACGCTGTAGTATTATTTTATAGCAACAATGAACAAAAATCTATTAAAATTATAAAGCAATAA
- the xseB gene encoding exodeoxyribonuclease VII small subunit, producing the protein MEKIKLTYEEAYKELALIASEIENETISVDIFTIKVKRASDLITFCQTKLKSTEAEGNKIIAQMEIQISNNLRNKNKAIS; encoded by the coding sequence ATGGAAAAGATAAAACTAACTTATGAAGAGGCTTATAAAGAGCTGGCTCTAATTGCTTCTGAGATCGAAAACGAAACAATTTCTGTAGATATATTTACCATTAAGGTAAAAAGAGCATCGGATTTAATCACTTTTTGCCAAACTAAGCTCAAATCGACAGAAGCTGAAGGAAACAAAATTATTGCTCAAATGGAAATTCAAATCAGTAATAATCTTAGAAATAAAAATAAGGCTATTTCTTAA